A part of Rhinoderma darwinii isolate aRhiDar2 chromosome 1, aRhiDar2.hap1, whole genome shotgun sequence genomic DNA contains:
- the TRIM23 gene encoding E3 ubiquitin-protein ligase TRIM23 isoform X3, whose amino-acid sequence MAVAASAAVNRHSSAGRMEGISRQSRTGPGGTVKVLECGVCEDVFTLQGDKVPRLLLCGHTVCHDCLTRLPLHGRAIRCPFDRQVTELGDSGVWGLKKNFALLELLERLQNGASGQSGSSEETVGGYGELGQTSTNQEVLEFPLRVGQTENYTRRTAGMRRGMDVERLISLVREKGEIWDTHAESYHNRTAKEDAWEEIAQALFGSEWESSRTRGRTRMVQDVKTCWRSCRDQFRREMGDRGRSGYGASQKRPYKYTKHLMFLKDIMVMRSTTDNLNDTEEESDMPESVPQPPSSRVVSLTPEPTPQDPAPVESAPAVLSPPENSPRGQPPRRRRSQQPDAGATVDTLVLDYLRRAADQDGQDFFARAIVPLLRRVPEDRMARLYSAIITLIDCATPPHNPNHCFTAIEQWRGFAVANTTSNLPAPYHPPTPSARPHPYYRPMAPPFPGPSYQGHHPHHYAGEEHPPQLHGQHSGAEMPAYFSPGHHYQHL is encoded by the exons GTTCTGGAGTGTGGTGTTTGTGAAGACGTCTTCACATTGCAAGGGGACAAAGTACCACGTTTACTTCTGTGCGGCCACACCGTCTGCCATGACTGCCTGACACGTCTTCCTCTCCATGGCAGAGCAATACGCTGCCCATTCGACCGGCAAGTTACTGAACTAg GAGATTCTGGTGTTTGGGGACTAAAGAAAAACTTTGCTCTACTGGAACTGCTCGAGCGACTGCAAAATGGTGCAAGTGGCCAGAGTGGATCCTCTGAAGAAACCGTAGGAGGATATGGAGAG CTGGGCCAAactagcacaaaccaggaagttctTGAGTTTCCTCTGCGAGTGGGCCAGACTGAAAACTACACACGGAGGACTGCAGGCATGCGACGTGGGATGGACGTCGAGAGGCTTATCAGCCTGGTGCGGGAGAAGGGAGAAATCTGGGACACCCACGCGGAGTCCTATCACAACCgcacggccaaggaggacgcctgggaggagatAGCCCAGGCGCTGTTTGGGTCCGAATGGGAGAGCAGCAGGACCCGCGGCCGCACTAGGATGG TCCAGGATGTAAAAACCTGCTGGCGGAGCTGTAGGGACCAGTTCCGCCGTGAGATGGGCGACCGAGGCAGAAGTGGGTATGGGGCTTCCCAAAAGCGGCCCTATAAGTACACGAAGCAcctgatgttcctcaaggacatcaTGGTGATGCGTTC aaccaccgacaatttgaacGACACGGAGGAGGAGAGTGACATGCCAGAGTCTGTGCCGCAACCTCCCAGCAGTCGAGTGGTGTCCCTTACCCCGGAGCCAACACCCCAGGACCCGGCCCCAGTAGAGTCGGCCCCTGCCGTACTCTCTCCGCCTGAGAACTCCCCCCGGGGCCAACCACCAAGACGCCGACGCAGTCAGCAGCCAGACGCCGGGGCCACGGTGGATACTCTGGTACTGGACTACCTTCGGCGAGCGGCCGACCAGGACGGGCAGGACTTCTTTGCCCGGGCAATTGTTCCCCTGCTGCGGAGGGTCCCTGAGGATAGGATGGCACGCCTTTACTCGGCCATCATTACCCTTATAGATTGCGCAACACCCCCCCACAATCCCAACCACTGCTTCACAGCGATCGAGCAGTGGCGCGGATTCGCCGTGGCTAACACCACTTCCAATCTCCCAGCCCCATACCACCCACCCACCCCTAGCGCACGGCCTCACCCTTATTACCGACCCATGGCTCCCCCTTTCCCTGGGCCAAGTTACCAGGGCCATCAtccgcaccactatgctggagaggaACACCCTCCGCAGCtccatggccagcatagtggtgctgaaatgcccgcatacttctccccgggccaccactaccagCACTTGTAA